The genomic window tgatttcctccctgagttgtggtttttggctttaaattctctctgtctccaaagccccggggtcagaccccactgcccctgcatgggtcatgggtcttgacctcaatgtactgattaaaatatacctcttgctgattacatcaagtttggtatCTTGTGAGTTAATGGTGGCTTGGGTGAGGTcgtcccttcgtgggggccttacatgagcacatgtgtatgtgtgtatgtgccattTTATCTCTttagcatgtgtgtctgtgtgagcacatgtgtatgtgtgtatgtgccatggCCCACAAGTTTAAGAAAAACCTTCAAGAGTTGGCTCGCTCCTTCTAGCATGTGGATactggaatttgaactcaagtcctccgGCTTGGCAACAAGTGCATTAACCTGCCAAACTCTTGTACAAGGTCTCTGACTGGGATCCAAACTTGCCAATTCATCTAGACTGGCTGCACAAGCCCAAGAGATCTCTGAATCTCTGCCTCCACAGAGCTAGGATTACAACCATGTGCTGTCAGTCACTCAcgtgcttcctcctcttctccttttccttctcctcctcttcttcttcctcctcctccttttaatgatttatttattttttattttgtatacattGGTGTTTCCCCTGCATGCCTATATGAAAGGGTTGGATCCTTTGGTACTGGAATCACAGACAGTTGAGACCTGTCATGTGGGTGTTTGAAAattcctttggaagagcagctagtgcctttaactgccaagccatctctccagctcctgcctctgcttcttaagtGGTGGTATTAAACTCATGTACCAACATTtattgtaggaagccgtggtcagtggttatacgttcgccattccaagatggcgctggcatcgtgtcttcccactagtaaacaagtaactgtgcagctgcaaaggcagaaagcctgccaaagtcaatggccaatcctgaggcataatattgggtgatgagtgaacagtcaatcagaaatgaacatgtcactctagggtgtatttaagtggtgcctcttcctgccttccgcgttttccacttctgctgttacaagtaaagcctcgctgtggtgatacccgaatactgCCTCTCGAGTCTCATTCGTGGGCGAAAGGGGACTCAGGAGGTGCGTGCAACAACTGGAGCTGAAACCCTGGAGTTTCAAGGCAAcacggaggcccccaagttttggggagggttaaaagactacaggattcgaggtacacctttggaagatatgcctggggtggcgtttgtggcaagcggatttaaactcactgctgccgctccactagctagcctcttgcttgcattgcatttgttttgaaCTTATTTGcattgtgagaaagagggccactctagcataccagaaccagagtgtgttagctggcatcaggccaaagggcctggaaaagagaagcaggcaagaaaacctgggcaacagaagcaggccaaggagcctggccatagaaaagagtactcaagaggaacaagggctactgcagagtccattaagcttaaggagagagtggaggtcaaaaggacccccctgtacttcattaaggagcctgactccatagaactgggcagctccgaggaggagagcatagaggaggaagtagctgcTTGtacaaaggatagccgttctgagataagactaaaaaagatcttaagtcactcagtccCGGCGCCAGCTGCTCGCTCTGGCttgagggtcccctgccgtgcttctcggctcgggctgtgagaacagagacgctgcgacggggcctgggtcagaccggttgcaggggcgtctgcgctctgctacgtgtggcggcttgcagcccggcagagcaagagagcgtggcgcgaaaggcagacagaggagggagatagtctgccctgggaagcacggcgggcacacagggagtgccccacgagctcagagcaagcaatgccagtgatagaacagatgatctttgaaaatgccatagctgaatgccgtgcagccattgtccctcggaggaacaagaggctacaagattggctaagggcctgctgtggcccgggaagggaagctgtttgtgcttattccacaggtgaaaacaattcaatttgggtccctacgcggctgatacagattgtgaagaatgaagctggattgcaagattacggttctgagtctcctgatactgaagttccacttggcgataagtataccactgtgggacataattagatcttggcctgttctcttgccagtacattcaaatgctgaagtactgcctattgATTAcagctattgagagttacttggttgccctggcctcaggctcaTCTGCtgacagcctgggtcataaatgctacaagttttccattagattttacactttgttttctggcagcaaaactttataacataaaggtaatctacttggtgttaattttagatagagaaaagatacaacacgtgtcttttaaggttcacagtttaaatttaaggttttaagttaaaatcaaaaccgCACAATTCAGgcgtagccaagcctcagagagcaggcagagggaggttaagtgcatttacatttgaattaagacaatgcagactgcagctgcagaagctcaggtgttaaaagctccttttgttctgggtcttcagaccaggccctagaaatgtgcttaagggaattcgtcttttgtcctcattgtttcttgtgagaggaggggtaaacctaagacccaaagactttacaacagtctgtgggctaaaagttatgattatgctgcagaaattaaaattatgtctacttccctccatgactataactgtacctgctgataaaatactgttcaaattattttaattcctttttaaaaatgagatgccttggattATATTTTCATTAGACTAGGGAAGATTGGTTATTaatttaatccaaaataaagttcaaatttaagatttatacaacataagttgtctactccagctgccattttaataaatgcttatagaattttatagatataaaagatgtttttttttttttttccatccctttacatttctggtaaaggtgaaaggtttacaggtagtaaatttattcataatttttaagagcccatgaagtgatatttgttaaaaataattgcttcagaaaatggttaatcgttttacattttatatatataaatattgttgctgctttaatacaaaaaattaagaggttaaatcttttggtgtgtattattcattgtgtgatactttactagtggatttctctaaagaaatttttttctgcaagccattgctccaatataatgagctttaaaaaattttttagagtacttgttactccaaaaaaggattcaaagacagtgtctttcaatatttgagacctcagttatatcctaatcagatggggctagagaaatggctcagccgttaaagactagacttttaaattataaaggctgaactcccagcaaccacatggtggctcacaaccatttgtggtggggatctatcgccatcttctggcttgtgcgtgtacatgcaaaggaaaatagtttacttttaatcttgatttgctcttagtgatttttaaaagttattaagagatattatttggctaaaacctcatcttaagtttaccataggaggatttaaacctctgtttgatgttttcaaagggatgcaagtcctaaattaaatcatatgtgtattttcttgagtttaccctgcttcaacacaattaaattatgtgttgtagccactgtttagaatgttaaaaaagggtgtatctgcctttgtcttgttgaatggtgtatttcatgaaatacaaaatgtttcggctacacaatttaatatctctagccatttgaataacattaaaattaataaggtgtttaagaatacatctacacaaccggtgtcggtgtgtgtggaccctccatttttctttatgttatccaactgtcagaataattctgatatcttgagTTGTAAGACTGTTTcgtgctttttagcacaatgctggaatggatcactagacctaccCATGGTTggtcaagttacagcagctactgttgttaatcaaatctcagaaaagacttctgaggctttgacccttccacagaaagtggatgcatatcaggcatcctgttggtcaattagagagttgatttgctccaagcccatgtggagcagcccacggatgtggttcaaatgagctgcgtgtcagcaaccccacatccaggaattacacctctgagatttgtgaatgatacatttattcaaagccataatctttctgcttatttaaaagagaattggaatggggagctggacctggtgcagcagcaattgcaaaaccggatcttgagccttgatggagtgctgatggaccctgtttcccctggcgattttacttcttgaatttcttctgccttttccttctttcttaattgggtggggataggcctgtttggtacagccctatgttgtggattagtgttcatgatggttggtctgtaagctcagagcccaacaaaaaacgtgacaaggccgctattgcccaagcactcgcagccttggagcaagcatctctccctgaaatttgactatctaggctaagaaagtagccgatgactgagaccctcagtcgatgcaccccaagggttcagcccattgcactgggtcgatgagaggtctaagtccagccagcccttgcctaaataactgtggtacctgaatagtaggttgacagcccttgcactcctggaagctatactccattgcacagggatgggtgtcaattcctctttacttccccttagcccttgcacccagaggacttgtttccattgcacctggtagggtaagggagaatcttcgggctgtaagctcttgatcgcttattcccccaagatggagtttgcttgatcgggcttgagttcgaatcttgattggtgctgtgcttaataggcaaaaggctgtttcatattaataatttaaacagggagagatgtaggaagccgtggtcagtggttatacgtttgccattccaagatggcgctggcatcatgtcttcccactagtaaacaagtaactgcgcagctgcaaaggcagaaagcccgccaaagtcactggccaatcccgaggcgtaatattgggtgatgagtgaacagtcaatcagaagtgaatacgtcactctagggtgtatttaagtggTGCCTCTTCCTGCCTTCTGTGTCTTTCCCcgtctgtgatacagagtaaagcctcgtttgtagtaactacctgaatactgtctctcgtgtcctttttcgcgggcgaaggggactcgagaggcgCGCGCAACAATTTATGACTTTGTTTTACTTAAAACCTTTGagatattattatgattattattattagtagtagtaatagtagtttttcaagacagggtttctctgtcctggaactctttttgtagaacaggctggcctcaaactcttcctctgcctccctagtgttgggattaaaggcctatgacACCAAGCCCAgcttgagatttatttttattttatttatgttttgcctgcatttatatctgtgcatcacatgcTCATGGTACTTGAGTCCAGAAGAAAATGCCAAATCCTTTTGGAACTGTCCTCCACTGGATTTTGACAGAAATCACAAGTGGCCCACCCAGTTGCTTTACTTCATTTAAACTTTACTAATTTATcattataattacatattatccattatatcattaataattattatataacataattattaagtatataatatatagtagtATAATAATTGTTGATAATGATGAttaagatggctcggcagttgagagcatgaggaggtcagaagataagttttggaagttggttctcttcacCACAGATTCTGGGACTAGAACCTAGATTATCAGGCTTGCCTGGTGGCCATCGCCAGCTCTACTTGATAGCAGggattttagtttgtttgttttatttgacagagtctatgtagccctgactatcctggaactggttgtgtagatcaggctgtcctcaaactcacagaactctgcctgcttctctccACTAAGTGCAAAAATTTACTGTATGTGCCACCATAGCCAGCCTACATGATTGCTTTTAATATTGGCTACATTGTGTTCTACTTTTCATTCTAGCAGATAAAAGCTGAGTTAGATACATagatgtaaaagtcagaggattTTATGTCAAAATTCAAAccactaggtttttttttgtttgtttgttggttggttgttttttgttttattttgtctttgagacaAAACTGATATTGTATCTCTATATAAAACTGATATTGTGTAAAACTGTGTATTTGGGGCTGTAACTTGCCTGTTCATCTATGTCTGTAAATGTTTGGCTCCTTCTTGAATGTAACTGCAGAAATATGATGATTCTGTACCTCACTGTGCACATAAACATTACCATCTGCTTAGTACCACCCATGAAACATGGACCAATAAACACCTATTCCTAAAGTACTATCTATAAACTTACCAGAGTAGATTGGGACCATATGAATGTACTGGTATGTAAAAACAACATCAGACTCTCAGCCTTAGTGCCAACTTCCTTGAAACTCCTTGGCCATGAGAGCAAAGTGGCTGAAGGAGCTAATGAGCAGGCTGAAGCACAAGGAGGatgaggcagaggttcaagtgcACCATAAGCCTGCAGGAACAGAAGGAAGGGATGACGAAGGCCAGGATACTGTAGAAGTCGATGGATGAATACTGTACATTGCTGTTGATGATAAATCCCATGGACCTTGAAAGTCATCTCACCAAGATCACCTGGGAAACTGACTGTTTTTCTTACAACTAAAATAGTCCCGCTAGCCCTCTGTCCTGGACCTTTGGCATTCTGGACTAATTCTGTTCTCACTTGTGGCCAAGTGCTTCTTGTGTACAATAAATCCTCTTGTTCTCAGCTGAAGTATCAGAAAACCAAGGACTGGGAACTTACCAGGGTCCAACATCCTTACCTTAACCCCATATAGAGAACCACTACTAGCTAgacagtggtggcccatgcttttaatcccagcacctgggaggcaaaagcaggcagatctctgtgagtttgaggccagcctgatctacagagcaagctccaagatagccagggttacagagagaaatccccaaaaaacaaacaaacaaacaaatgaaacaaaaaaattttaaaaaaatgaaaaagaaaaagggaactcTCCTCACACTGCAAAGGCAACTGCCCTACTGACCTGTTTTCTTATTATGGGAGTGTATTTAAAGGGATTGGCAGGCAAGGGACTCCTGAATATCCCCTAGCATTCAGCTCAACTAGGTCTCTGCTGCTATTCATTTCGTTGGTTCATTTGGACCTAGTTCTGAGCTTTGTATCCATGGTCCTGTGAGCCTGCATTTCAGTTCTGCTCCTGCTTGGCTCAACTCTATGACTCTCAACTCTATGAACAGCTCTGTGACTTGTTCAGTTAATCTAACAGAAACCTCTTTGAAGCCCTTGAACTATTGTGCATTCTTTTAAACCTTTTTGTACAGCTTCtctaacacacaaacacacacacacacacacacacacacagagagagagagagagagagagagagagagaaagagagagagagagagagcgagagctttttgttgctatgacaaacaccatgaccaaaattaaattgggaggaaagagtttattggtTTATGGGTTACAGTCCATACTGAGAGATGCCAGGGCAGGAATCCAGGACGGGAgtgtggaggcagaaactgaagcagcaaccatggagaagtgctgcttactggcttgattcctctggcttgctcagctacttttgctatacaactcaggaccatctgcccagggatgctaccacccacagtgggctcgGCCCTCCATCAATtaacaaccaagaaaatgccccatagacaAGCTCATAAGCTAGTCCAATGGAGGCCAGTCatcaattaaggttccctcttctgTTGTGTGAAGTTAACAGCTGACCCTAGGACATATATATAGAGATAATCACTGTATGATTTATAATGTATGGCCTCAGGGTTGGTATTTAAAACTGGATAAAAGAACCTTTGTTTGAGTTGgtggtagctcagttggtagagtgcttggccAGCTTACAGGAATCGCCATCCTTAGCACCGAGCAGCACCAGGTGTGATAACACACTGCCCAGGAGGCTGTATAAAATAAGCTTATTGTGAATTTATTGTGACTCAATATGTTCTGCGATTGTGAAATGACACAATGTGTTCTCTTCTGTAGGATGCtcaaaagaaaggtttattttacttCAGGTGCTGGGGACCAGAACTCAGGCTGTTCAGGTTAACCATCTCAAGTCCCCTAGCACCTTCCACCGAAAAGTACTCTAGCTTCGCCTTTCACAGGGCGCAGGCGCAGAGCGGTGCCTAGCAAGGGCATTCAATCCCAAACACAAGTAACAGAAGCCCTGGGCAGCTTCCCTGCGCAGATTTTTTCCTCTCTGTAAGGCTAGTCAACGCTAGGAGGCGCTCAGGAGCTGAGCAGTGCAAGCCTGGTGTCGGGTGTACAGTGAACCGAGCTGATAAGGGGAGCAGCCGGACTACTACACTGCGCAGGCGCACTTTCGGTTTCCTAGCGGGTGCGCAAACGCTGAGCAGTGCGCAAGTGTACGCATGCGCAAGATTGAGGCGCGATGGCAGGTGTCGGGGTCCGACCGCTTCAGGGGATGGTGCGATTTGTGCTGCTGGTGCTTACTGTGTGTGCTGCGGGTTCCCGTGGGCTCTATTTCCACATCGGCGAGACTGAGAAGCGCTGCTTCATCGAGGAAATACCCGACGAGACCATGGTCATCGGTCAGGGGGCTGAGGGTGGAGAGGCCCTTTGTTTTCCCCTGGCCCTCGGAAGCACCCCTCCTTCCCCGTCAGCTCGACCCTATCCTCCATCCTGAGGGTGCCTTGAGGACACCAGGTCCCTTGCACAGTACCCCGAGGCCATTTGCTAGGGGCCAGGTTGTGACTGTCAGTGTGTTTACCCCGTAGGCAACTATCGAACTCAGATGTGGGACAAGCAGAAAGAGGTCTTCCTGCCATCGACCCCCGGCCTAGGCATGCACGTAGAGGTGAAGGACCCGGACAGCAAGGTAAGCACCCCCAACCTCCTCGCTCAAAAGGCGTCAGCTATCCGTTAATGTCTTTATGGGATGTAAAGTACCACCGTGGTCCTGAGAAAAAGTCCCTAGGTACCTGGTCTCGCATTCTGAGAGATCGTTGTAAAGTTGGGGCTTGATGCATATTGCAGGTAGTACTGTCCCGGCAATACGGCTCCGAGGGCCGTTTCACGTTCACTTCCCACACACCCGGTGACCATCAGATTTGTCTGCACTCCAACTCCACCAGGATGGCTCTCTTCGCTGGAGGCAAACTGGTAAGAGGCCCAGCCTTAGAGTTTCTCACTTGATACCAAAGTTGATTTattgccatctttttttttttttttcttttagttttgccTTTTGGGGGGGAGTGGGTTGGATACAGTTAGAACTGGAGGCTTGCCCTTCTTCCTCATTCAGCCGGAGACAAGAATTGGACTCCATAGCAGTAACAGATGGTGGACGGCACCCCCTCATTCAGTCCTGTTTCCTTGTAGCGTGTACACTTGGACATCCAGGTTGGGGAGCATGCCAACAACTACCCTGAGATCGCTGCTAAGGATAAGTTAACAGAGCTACAGCTTCGTGCTCGCCAGTTGCTTGATCAGGTGGAACAGATCCAGAAGGAGCAGGATTATCAGAGGGTAAGGGATTTGTCCTTGGAGGCTGCGATTGACCTTTAAACCCGCTGTGCAATGTGTATGCTGGGGCCTCCTTTACTCAGAATGATGTGGGAGTTACCAGTCTACGTAGGTGaagtttgggtttggttttctttcctcaCTTTCTGTATATGTCTACAGTGCCAAGGATTGAACCCTtgcatgaatgctaggcaaggtCTCTACCATGGAGCCATACCttcagtcgtgtgtgtgtgtgtgtgtgtaagttttatatatacacatatataaaatttattacatttattatgattatgttatatataaatatatataacaatttatatacattatatatatgtatatatattctaaaagcCTACACTACTCAATATTTCCAGgtggtctcccatccaagtactaaccagtcCTGGCTCTtcttagcttctgagatcagaTCTCAAGTGTTCAAGATGATGTTGCTGTAGAccctttaatatttttgtttgtttgttatgaaATACATATAAAACTTAACATTTTAACTATTGGTAAGTGTGCAGAACTGTGGCAATACATAGACTCATATCGTTGCAACCATCACTACCATTATCTGTATAACTTTGACCCCATTAAGCACTCCTTTTCCCTAGCTGAGGTTTTGATGTTTCCTCTGTGACCCTGATCAGTGGTGAACACTGACTCCCCACTTCTCATGTTCTGCTGCAGGTCTACTTTTTGCCTGTGGTCTTGATCCCTAACTCAGCTATGTGGAATCCTTTTGTGACTATTTTAGTTCATTTAGTACAATGTGCCCAGGGTATACCTGCCTTGTAGTTTGTCAgaactcctgttttttttttttttttatatttatttatttttgcagtgtTAGAAATTGAACCTAGCATCACACATGCTAGATAAGGGCTCTGAACTCTATAATGCCCTACCCCtttaaatatttgtcttcttctcaactatacgtatgtatgtatgggtgtgtgtgtgtgtgtgtgtgtgtgtgcaggtatcctgtgagttcagaagagggcttcaggtccttgggaactagagttacaggtggttacaGCTACCTGTCCCTCCCtgtccttgagacagggtttctctgtatagccctgactatgTTAGAGCtcgctctgtagtccaggctggcctccctctgcctcctgagtgctggaattaaaggcatgcactaccactttCAGGTATAGAATTCTCCTTTTAAGGTTGAATAATAGTCTGTTGAATGCATAGACCTCATCTTGGTTTGAGTAGTTATTTCTAAATTGTATGAACCAGTCTAGGAAGAACAGTATACAATCTAGTGATACccatgtttgcttgttttccatGGCCTCTTGCTGGAGAAAGCATGATATCAGTCCTAACGGAAACGGTTGTAGGGAACGTTATTCCTTTCTAGGGGCAGTCTCAGTGGAAGGACTAGCCTccaaatggagttacaggtggtacTCCAGAGGCATTTGGTCTAAAGTTGTGTGGTCACACTAATCGAGGGCCTTGTAGCAAGTTCTGTTTTCCTGCCCATTCTAATTCTTTGTTCACTGTCCCATGCAGTATCGTGAAGAGCGCTTTCGTCTGACCAGTGAGAGCACCAACCAGAGGGTCCTGTGGTGGTCCATTGCCCAGACTGTCATCCTCATCCTCACTGGCATCTGGCAGATGCGTCACCTCAAGAGCTTCTTTGAGGCCAAGAAGCTGGTGTAGGGATCTTGCTCTATAACCTTTCCCTTTACCTCAATTATTTGATAATTTCCCCACCCAGCCCCTTGTCCACCTGGATTTTGAGGAGGAAATTGAAAAACAATGTGTCATTGGTATCGTGGCATTAAGCCAGTCAGATCAGCTACCTTTGACTGTGGTTCTCCAAGAAGCAGACATTGGTCTAAGCTTTCAAAACCTGCCTTAGGGTTTGGGAGAAGTTGGAATTAACCCAAGATCAAGTCATTTCTTTTGCCTCTGGTGATTCTCCTCTGTTTTCGAAGAGATgaccaaatgcacttctgtttcttgtttgtctGCTTGTTCAGTAAGCAAGTGGCATGCCCATggaggagaccctgcctcaatgttTCTGGGTCAGTCCTGAGTTCTCCCAATGGCTTTGTGAATGTAAATAAGGGGCAGTTTGGGGCCCTGAAGGATtaagatgttttctatattttagaactatttttggataaattatatattttccttcCTGATTGAATCATCATCACTGCCTGTAACTAGCCAAAAACACCAATCCAGACCTTATCCATTCTACTTATTCATACAGTTTTAATAACTGCCATGCAGTGATTTCAGCAATCTGGGGCCAGAAAGCAGATCCCTGTCAGAAGGCCAACAAGAGTTCTCTTGAATCCTTGTGAGTCTGATCCCACAGGGTCACAGTGTCAGGAAAGAGAGGGACAGAGTAATTCAGAGCCGTGTGCCCTTTCCTTAAGTTTTACTTAAGCAGTTGTAAATGTTTGaaggtttgtttttgtgttggaaCTCCATATGTAGCCGAGGCTAGCCTAGATCCACCGTGTATGCATGCCTATGTGATtagaggcatgagccaccacacctgacatAAATATCTTCTTCAAGGGAACCAGAGTTGGTTCTTTATGCAGATTTTTtccaatgaaataaaacataatatgaAATAACAGGTTGTGGGTAGACATGGTGAGGCCAAAAAATggtggtggggtgagggtggggtggggaaaagaaggTTGCTGCCAGACTGTTTACCCTTGTAGAAAACCTGGTGTAGACGTCAATGGACATTCATGCTAAGGATTGGCCTGGGAATGGTGGGATGATTGCTTAACCATTCTGAAAGGTCACCCTAGTGGATGTcagcaaagaacaacaacaagttGGTTTCTTGGCTCCTGAATCACAAACAGCTGACTGAACTTCACTCACCCACTTCTATATAAGCCTCATGCAGTTAGTTGCCCAttcttgatattttatttcatagttttattatatatttatttggaatatttattaaatttctttttctgatttgtagAACTAaaatcttcctttgttttttttatatgtactCTATAATATATGCAAACATATTTTTCACTTAGAGTGTAtgcagtttttta from Arvicanthis niloticus isolate mArvNil1 chromosome 7, mArvNil1.pat.X, whole genome shotgun sequence includes these protein-coding regions:
- the Tmed4 gene encoding transmembrane emp24 domain-containing protein 4; amino-acid sequence: MAGVGVRPLQGMVRFVLLVLTVCAAGSRGLYFHIGETEKRCFIEEIPDETMVIGNYRTQMWDKQKEVFLPSTPGLGMHVEVKDPDSKVVLSRQYGSEGRFTFTSHTPGDHQICLHSNSTRMALFAGGKLRVHLDIQVGEHANNYPEIAAKDKLTELQLRARQLLDQVEQIQKEQDYQRYREERFRLTSESTNQRVLWWSIAQTVILILTGIWQMRHLKSFFEAKKLV